The following coding sequences lie in one Zingiber officinale cultivar Zhangliang chromosome 2B, Zo_v1.1, whole genome shotgun sequence genomic window:
- the LOC122048217 gene encoding uncharacterized protein LOC122048217, whose translation MCEAAYDNYTENPEAFMKFLEESEKPLYKGCERYTKLSALVKLKQYENCVSCPRCGLSRWKLTKNKVEKKGVPAKVVWYFPPIPRFKRMFKSLETSRNLTWHADSTRVVGQLRHPVDSPSWKLVDHMWPEFESEPRNLRLALAADGINPHSNLSSRYSCWPIMLVNYNLPPNMCMKRKYIMLTMLISGPKQPGNDIDVYLEVLVEDLQRLWEGVDGVYDAYRRQFFTLKAVLLWTINDFPAYGNLSGCTTHGYYACPVCGEDTYARHLENGKKMSFAGHRRFLSRFHPYRRQMKEFNGMEELEEAARPLSGIKLFDKLSDIRCEFGKKISVRGKIKKAKANKLEANIEEKDLGATNFRKCWKKKSIFFNIPYWKHLHVRHCLDVMHIEKNVFESLINTLMNVKGKTKDNVAARLDMVEMGIRPELTPIHFLPIVIRDALPKHVRYAIIRLCFFFKDICCKVIDVAKLDKLQSDLVVTLCLLEQYFPPSFFDIMLHLTVHLVREVRLCGPIYFRWMYPFERSMKVLKSYVGSRKHPEGCIVQRYLAEEAIEFCSEYLNGVDPIGVPQSIRDSKANISGLQACNAPIVVQQVDLQQAHLTVLENMEEVSPYIIEHKIFLKSMFPKKEKDERWIQDAHNKRFIDWFRAKVAAEIDSCNGGTTSTLTWLAHGPRVQILKYNSYVINGNLYQTKARDDDRVCQNSGVSLVTNTMLVCSAKDKNPLLADVSYYGVIEEIWELDYHQFHVPLFKCAWVANDKGIINNDECGFTLVNLNK comes from the exons ATGTGTGAAGCAGCGTACGATAATTATACAGAAAATCCTGAAgcgtttatgaaatttttagaggaaTCAGAGAAGCCATTGTACAAGGGATGCGAACGTTACACAAAGTTGAGTGCACTTGTTAAACT AAAGCAATATGAAAACTGCGTAAGTTGCCCTAGATGTGGCTTGTCACGGTGGAAGCTAACCAAAAACAAGGTTGAGAAGAAAGGTGTTCCTGCTAAGGTGGTTTGGTATTTCCCTCCCATTCCAAGATTTAagcgcatgtttaaatctttagagACCTCGAGAAATTTAACATGGCATGCAGATTCTACAAGAGTTGTTGGTCAGTTACGTCATCCAGTTGATTCACCGTCATGGAAGTTGGTGGATCATATGTGGCCTGAATTTGAAAGTGAGCCAAGAAATCTTCGCCTAGCACTTGCAGCTGATGGCATTAATCCTCATAGCAACCTTAGCAGTCGGTACAGCTGTTGGCCAATCATGTTGGTCAACTATAATTTACCTCCAAATATGTGCATGAAGAGGAAATACATCATGCTAACTATGCTCATTTCAGGGCCTAAGCAGcctggaaatgatattgatgtctaTCTGGAGGTGCTAGTTGAAGATTTGCAACGATTGtgggaaggagttgatggagtcTATGATGCTTATCGAAGGCAGTTCTTCACTCTTAAAGCAGTCTTATTATGGACCATCAATGACTTTCCTGCCTATGGTAACCTTAGTGGATGTACTACACATGGTTATTATGCATGTCCAGTATGCGGAGAAGATACTTATGCAAGACACTTGGAAAATGGGAAGAAAATGTCATTTGCTGGCCATAGAAGATTCCTATCACGATTTCATCCCTATCGTAGGCAAATGAAGGAGTTTAATGGCATGGAGGAACTTGAAGAAGCAGCTAGACCATTATCTGGGATTAAGTTGTTTGACAAACTTTCTGACATAAGGTGTGAGTTTGGAAAGAAGATAAGTGTGAGAGGGAAAATAAAGAAGGCAAAGGCTAATAAGTTGGAAGCCAatatagaagaaaaagatttaggaGCAACAAATTTCAGAAaatgttggaagaagaagtcaatcttttttaatattccttACTGGAAACACCTGCATGTAAGGCATTGTCTTGATGTTATGCACATTGAGAAAAATGTCTTTGAATCCCTCATTAATACTTTGATGAATGTTAAAGGAAAAACCAAGGATAATGTGGCAGCTAGATTGGACATGGTTGAGATGGGAATTAGGCCTGAATTAACACCTATA CATTTCTTGCCAATAGTCATACGTGATGCACTGCCAAAACATGTTAGATATGCCATCATAAGATTATGCTTCTTCTTCAAAGATATTTGTTGCAAAGTTATAGATGTAGCCAAGTTAGATAAGCTGCAATCTGACTTGGTTGTTACACTCTGCTTATTGGAGCAATATTTTCCCCCATCTTTCTTCGATATCATGCTTCACTTAACTGTCCATCTTGTTCGAGAAGTCCGATTATGTGGACCAATTTActtcagatggatgtatccatttgaaagaagCATGAAGGTGCTTAAGAGTTATGTGGGCAGTCGAAAACATCCTGAAGGTTGCATTGTTCAAAGATATTTAGCAGAAGAAGCAattgagttttgttcagaatATCTTAATGGCGTTGATCCTATTGGAGTCCCTCAATCAATACGAGACTCGAAAGCAAATATTTCTGGCTTGCAAGCATGCAACGCACCAATTGTAGTGCAACAAGTTGATCTGCAACAAGCACATTTGACTGTGCTAGAAAATATGGAAGAAGTATCTCCCTATATAAT tgaacataaaatatttttgaaatcaatGTTTCCCAAAAAAGAGAAAGATGAAAGGTGGATACAAGATGCTCACAACAAGAGGTTTATTGATTGGTTTCGTGCAAAG GTGGCTGCTGAAATTGACAGTTGCAATGGTGGAACAACATCGACATTAACATGGTTGGCCCATGGACCGCGTGTGCAAATCCTTAAGTATAATAGTTATGTGATAAATGGTAATTTATACCAAACAAAGGCGCGGGATGATGACAGAGTTTGTCAAAACAGTGGGGTTTCTTTAGTTACCAACACAATGCTTGTGTGTAGTGCTAAAGATAAGAATCCCTTGCTAGCTGATGTATCTTACTATGGAGTGATTGAAGAAATATGGGAATTAGACTATCATCAATTTCACGTTCCTCTTTTCAAGTGCGCGTGGGTTGCAAATGATAAAGGAATAATCAACAACGATGAATGTGGTTTCACCTTAGTTAATTTGAACAAATGA